The window TCATGTTATCAGATCACTGAGAGGACTTTTACTCAGAGTGGCATAACTGCTAAAGCAATAGATAATCTGGCTAGCTGGATATCAAAGGAAACCAACATCCATTTACAAGACCCCACTTCTGAATCATGAAGTCCTGCCTGCCCAAACCCTTCTGATCCCATGGGTCTTGAAACAGAGGTAGAGTTCTCTGCACCCATCTTGCATTTCTGGACAGAGAGGTTTCTTTGGGAATGCCCACCCACATTATGTTCTACATGGTAATTAGATACATACTTGCTTTACGCCCTGACTGCATCATCATACGACGGCGGACAGTATCAAATGGATAGGAGGTCAAACCAGCAACAGCAGTAACTGTCTGAGCAATCATCCAGCTGATAATTATGTGGGTGTTCTTTGGGTCAGGAAGCATTCCTATGAGAGGGAGGAGATCAGATTAAGAACACCAAATCACTATGTTATAATACCAAAGTAAATCATTTTTCTGCATTAGAGTCTAGAGTTTCTTCTAAAAGCCTTAATGTTGTTGTTTAGCTTCTTCTGCATTTTAAGAAGTTAGTTCAAAGGACCTACCCTTTGCAGTGTCATAGATGCCAAAATAGGCAGCTCTGTAGATAATGATACCCTGAACGGATACATTGAAGCCTTGGTACAGGCCCTTAAGACCATCAGACTTGAAGATCTTGACCAGGCAGTCACCAAGACCCTTGAATTCTCTGTCAGCTCCAGCTTTACCCACATCAGCTGCCAGACGGGTACGGGCAAAGTCAAGAGGGTAGACAAAACACAGAGATGTAGCACCAGCAGCACCACCAGATGCCAGGTTACCAGCAAAGTAACGCCAGAACTGGGTTCTTTTATCCACACCACCCAGGAAGATCTGCTTGTATTTGTCTTTGAAAGCAAAGTTGAGGGCCTGAGTAGGGAAGTATCTGATCACATTAGCCAGGTTGCCGCGCCAGAAGGACAGGACACCCTGCTCTTTGGGGATACGGACAACACAGTCAATGATGCCCTTGTATTGCTGGTCTGCTGCAATCTGCTTGCTTGCATGCTGCACctgtaaaacaataaaaagatgGATTAATATCGTTGTGCTGATAAAATTACAAGCCTGAAGATCTGGATTGATGAAGTGTCATGGTTGTCACTTGGTAGAAATGTTTGCTCTAATTTGCATTTGATAATTAG of the Dermochelys coriacea isolate rDerCor1 chromosome 9, rDerCor1.pri.v4, whole genome shotgun sequence genome contains:
- the SLC25A5 gene encoding ADP/ATP translocase 2, with amino-acid sequence MADAALSFAKDFLAGGVAAAISKTAVAPIERVKLLLQVQHASKQIAADQQYKGIIDCVVRIPKEQGVLSFWRGNLANVIRYFPTQALNFAFKDKYKQIFLGGVDKRTQFWRYFAGNLASGGAAGATSLCFVYPLDFARTRLAADVGKAGADREFKGLGDCLVKIFKSDGLKGLYQGFNVSVQGIIIYRAAYFGIYDTAKGMLPDPKNTHIIISWMIAQTVTAVAGLTSYPFDTVRRRMMMQSGRKATDIMYSGTIDCWRKIARDEGSKAFFKGAWSNVLRGMGGAFVLVLYDEIKKYT